The proteins below are encoded in one region of Candidatus Saccharimonadales bacterium:
- a CDS encoding thioredoxin domain-containing protein, with amino-acid sequence MGKGFWVALATVVIVMIGAVWLFGDNANAPAANVDEPHAITAEDHTRGPEDAALTLIEYSDFQCPACGGAEPLIQQMLAEYPDDVRLVYRHFPLTQIHAQAYDAARASEAAGRQDRFWEMHDLLFERQQNWSGDAQARTTFESYAEELGLDLEQYESDFAAVNSRVDRDTAIAQQLGVNSTPTFYLNGEALEQNPTSIEVWREIIDSALAETSE; translated from the coding sequence ATGGGGAAAGGTTTTTGGGTAGCACTGGCAACAGTAGTAATCGTCATGATCGGTGCGGTCTGGCTATTTGGCGATAATGCCAACGCTCCCGCCGCTAACGTGGATGAGCCACACGCTATCACGGCTGAAGACCACACTCGCGGCCCCGAAGATGCTGCCCTCACTCTAATTGAATATAGCGATTTCCAATGTCCAGCCTGTGGAGGAGCCGAGCCCCTAATCCAGCAAATGCTAGCCGAGTACCCTGACGACGTCCGACTGGTTTACCGTCACTTCCCCTTAACCCAGATTCATGCCCAGGCTTACGATGCCGCCCGGGCTAGCGAAGCGGCCGGGCGACAGGATCGTTTCTGGGAGATGCACGACCTCCTGTTTGAACGACAGCAAAACTGGAGTGGCGACGCCCAGGCTCGAACCACATTCGAATCTTACGCTGAAGAGCTAGGCCTCGATCTCGAGCAGTACGAGAGTGATTTCGCCGCCGTTAACTCCCGCGTCGATCGCGATACCGCTATCGCCCAACAGCTAGGCGTTAACAGTACTCCTACCTTCTACCTTAATGGCGAAGCCTTAGAGCAAAATCCGACCTCGATCGAGGTCTGGCGCGAAATCATCGATAGCGCCCTAGCTGAAACTAGCGAGTAG
- a CDS encoding APC family permease — protein sequence MFINRQKHKLKRNIGLFMLCVIGIDGTIGGGVFVLLSHGAGVAGQFLPLSFLLGGILAFLGALLYAELGTTIPRSGADLQLVFNATRHRYYPFIFSWLVLLGDVGYLAINAFGLAFYANFFFSVSPFIIALGALLVAVAINLWGSSKAGGSEVVTGLSLLGLLLLYAVLVLLSPGFSFAPGEFIALVPANTLAIIAGTSLIFTTFVGYEYIASIAEEVKDPGKNIPRALMITIAVATTVFVLVSWVTVNAVPVTELAASGAPFLLIAEQLGPIGLYVVIPAALIATAGSLLAATLVSSRRIYALSEQGYFNKFFSRLSRTQVPYRAVLAVAVLAVFLLMSNSITFVAYISNTVYLLGLIVIAIALMNLRRQRPYLARPFRVPFFPWIPIILIITSIGVLFFIGVQSLAATLVWALIGYFIYLTTRIQAARLYWAMWGAMVFLLLGGGASVWYLL from the coding sequence ATGTTCATCAACCGCCAAAAACATAAACTAAAACGCAACATCGGCCTCTTCATGCTTTGTGTTATCGGTATCGACGGCACGATCGGGGGAGGAGTCTTTGTGCTTCTAAGCCACGGAGCCGGGGTGGCCGGTCAGTTTTTACCCTTGTCTTTCCTACTGGGGGGCATACTGGCCTTTCTCGGAGCTTTGCTTTATGCCGAACTAGGCACCACCATACCCCGCTCTGGGGCCGACTTGCAGCTAGTGTTTAACGCTACGCGACATCGCTATTACCCTTTCATATTCTCTTGGTTGGTACTACTGGGTGATGTCGGTTATCTAGCTATTAATGCATTCGGTCTGGCTTTCTATGCTAACTTCTTCTTCAGTGTTAGTCCGTTCATAATAGCTCTTGGTGCGCTACTAGTAGCGGTAGCTATTAACCTCTGGGGCAGTTCTAAGGCCGGTGGGAGCGAAGTCGTTACCGGACTTAGTCTGCTCGGTCTATTACTGCTATATGCCGTGCTGGTGCTTCTCAGCCCAGGCTTTAGTTTTGCTCCGGGCGAATTTATCGCCCTAGTACCGGCTAATACTTTAGCGATCATCGCTGGCACCTCACTGATCTTTACTACTTTCGTGGGTTATGAATATATTGCCTCGATCGCCGAAGAAGTGAAGGATCCAGGGAAAAATATTCCCCGGGCGTTGATGATTACGATTGCCGTAGCTACTACTGTCTTCGTCCTAGTATCTTGGGTTACGGTTAATGCCGTACCGGTTACCGAGTTGGCGGCTTCCGGTGCTCCATTCCTGCTAATCGCCGAACAGCTCGGTCCAATCGGTCTTTATGTGGTGATTCCGGCCGCCCTAATCGCTACCGCCGGTTCGCTCCTCGCTGCTACTCTAGTCTCCTCTCGACGAATATACGCCCTTAGCGAACAGGGCTACTTCAATAAGTTCTTCTCCCGTCTGAGTCGTACTCAGGTGCCTTACCGAGCCGTACTGGCTGTGGCCGTACTGGCTGTCTTCTTGCTTATGAGTAACTCGATCACTTTCGTCGCCTATATCAGCAATACGGTTTATCTTCTAGGACTGATCGTCATCGCTATCGCTCTCATGAATCTGCGGCGCCAACGTCCATATCTGGCTCGACCCTTTAGGGTGCCATTCTTTCCCTGGATTCCTATAATCTTAATCATCACTTCCATTGGAGTACTATTTTTCATTGGAGTACAATCGTTAGCCGCTACTTTAGTCTGGGCGTTGATCGGCTACTTTATCTACCTTACGACTAGGATTCAGGCTGCTCGACTGTACTGGGCGATGTGGGGGGCGATGGTGTTCTTGCTGCTGGGCGGTGGTGCGAGTGTTTGGTACCTACTCTAG
- a CDS encoding YggT family protein, with amino-acid sequence MMQRRNVEVVETVPREDRVTQVVYFLISLVQVVLLFRLILRLFGASPAAGFVEFIYDVTAPLVAPFFGIFRSDFDFAQGVLEIETLVAMLVYAVVGYLLLALIDIIRTR; translated from the coding sequence ATGATGCAACGACGCAACGTAGAAGTAGTAGAGACTGTACCTCGTGAAGATCGAGTCACTCAAGTAGTCTATTTTCTAATCAGTTTAGTGCAAGTCGTCTTACTATTCCGCTTAATTCTTCGTCTTTTCGGTGCCTCCCCGGCCGCCGGATTCGTTGAGTTTATTTACGATGTAACCGCACCTTTAGTGGCACCGTTTTTCGGTATCTTTCGGAGTGACTTTGACTTCGCTCAGGGGGTGCTAGAGATTGAGACATTAGTCGCGATGCTGGTCTATGCTGTGGTTGGCTATCTTCTCCTGGCTTTAATCGATATTATCCGTACCCGCTAA
- the aspS gene encoding aspartate--tRNA ligase: MNYTPIASTTDLTGELTTVCGWVHSVRDMGKMAFIDLRDHTGLLQVVVASDELPRLGVEWVVAVTGEVKARGERFVNPKLTTGTVELKASKIEVINSAAELPIEIKKDTSAINEDTRLRYRYLDLRSERMQANLRLRHRVMQFVRNFLSNADFIEIETPMLTKGTPEGAREYLVPSRLHPGEFFVLPQSPQQFKQLLMVAGFGRYFQLAKAMRDEDQRGDRQPEFTQIDLELSFVDQEEILRINEAMMIELVEQLMPEHRITGIPFPRLTYAEAMEKYGSDKPDLRVDKSDDKELAFTWILDFPMFETGKDGIAAVHHPFTSPHPEDAAKLSSEPLSVRAQAYDLALNGFEMGSGSIRIADAKLQRQVFEILGMEEDEITTRFGHMLEAFRFGTPPHGGFAYGFDRLVMVLAGEPNIREVIAFPKTGDARDPLMGAPSPVAEDKLADVHITSIEE, encoded by the coding sequence ATGAACTACACCCCTATTGCCAGTACCACCGATCTGACTGGAGAATTGACTACGGTCTGCGGTTGGGTACATAGCGTGCGTGATATGGGTAAGATGGCCTTTATCGATCTGCGCGACCACACTGGGTTGCTGCAGGTGGTGGTGGCTAGTGATGAACTACCGCGCTTGGGCGTAGAGTGGGTGGTAGCTGTCACGGGAGAGGTTAAGGCTCGCGGCGAGCGCTTCGTGAATCCTAAACTTACCACCGGCACTGTCGAGCTTAAGGCCAGCAAGATCGAGGTGATTAATTCGGCGGCCGAGTTGCCGATCGAGATTAAGAAAGATACGAGTGCTATTAACGAGGATACCCGACTGCGTTACCGCTACCTAGATCTAAGGAGTGAGCGGATGCAGGCTAACTTGCGCTTGCGTCACCGAGTAATGCAGTTTGTACGCAACTTCTTATCCAACGCCGACTTTATCGAGATCGAGACCCCGATGTTAACCAAGGGTACGCCCGAAGGGGCGCGCGAGTATCTCGTACCGTCTCGCCTACATCCGGGTGAGTTTTTCGTTCTACCGCAGTCACCTCAGCAGTTTAAACAACTATTAATGGTCGCCGGTTTCGGTCGCTACTTTCAATTAGCTAAAGCAATGCGGGACGAGGATCAGCGCGGCGATCGTCAGCCAGAGTTTACTCAGATCGATCTCGAGCTGTCTTTTGTCGATCAAGAAGAGATCTTACGTATCAATGAAGCGATGATGATCGAGCTAGTAGAGCAACTCATGCCGGAGCATAGGATTACGGGCATACCGTTTCCGCGCTTGACCTATGCCGAGGCGATGGAGAAGTACGGCAGTGATAAGCCCGATTTACGGGTGGATAAGAGTGATGATAAAGAGCTAGCCTTCACCTGGATTCTCGATTTCCCTATGTTCGAGACAGGAAAGGATGGCATCGCCGCTGTCCACCATCCCTTTACGTCACCGCATCCGGAGGACGCCGCTAAACTAAGCAGTGAGCCTTTAAGTGTTCGGGCTCAAGCCTACGACCTAGCCTTAAACGGCTTTGAAATGGGTAGCGGCTCAATTCGAATCGCTGATGCCAAGCTGCAGCGCCAGGTGTTTGAAATTCTGGGCATGGAAGAGGATGAGATCACCACTCGTTTTGGTCATATGCTGGAAGCTTTTCGCTTTGGTACTCCACCGCACGGTGGCTTCGCCTATGGTTTCGACCGGCTCGTTATGGTGCTGGCTGGCGAACCCAACATTCGGGAAGTCATCGCTTTCCCGAAGACGGGAGATGCGCGCGACCCCCTGATGGGAGCGCCCTCACCAGTAGCTGAGGATAAGTTGGCTGACGTCCATATCACCTCAATTGAGGAGTAG
- a CDS encoding YebC/PmpR family DNA-binding transcriptional regulator, which translates to MSGHSKWHSIKHKKGAADAKRGKEFTKLGNMIAIAAREGADPETNFKLRLAIDKAKGANVPNANIEKAVLRGSGQLEGEQLQEIVYEGYGPGGIAVIVEATTDNKNRAYSDIRAAFSKNGGNVAESGAVAYQFDRRGIITIDSPDVETLTLAAIDAGALDIAEDEDTVTIYTDPKELAQVTDKLAAVYEIASSELGFVPQNVIMIEDSSTAGKVIRLMNALDELDDVSNTFSNFDIAEGVEV; encoded by the coding sequence ATGTCCGGTCATTCGAAATGGCATTCGATCAAACACAAGAAAGGTGCAGCCGACGCCAAGCGGGGTAAGGAGTTCACCAAGCTAGGTAATATGATTGCTATTGCTGCCCGGGAGGGTGCCGATCCGGAGACTAACTTTAAACTGCGTCTCGCTATCGATAAGGCTAAAGGTGCTAACGTGCCTAACGCTAATATCGAAAAGGCAGTTCTGCGTGGTAGCGGCCAGCTAGAAGGTGAGCAGTTGCAGGAGATCGTCTACGAAGGCTACGGTCCTGGCGGTATCGCCGTCATCGTCGAGGCTACGACGGATAATAAAAATCGAGCTTATTCCGATATCCGCGCAGCTTTCTCGAAGAACGGTGGTAATGTGGCTGAATCCGGCGCCGTTGCTTACCAGTTCGATCGGCGCGGCATCATTACTATCGATTCCCCTGATGTGGAAACGTTGACGTTAGCTGCCATCGATGCTGGCGCTCTCGATATCGCTGAGGATGAGGACACTGTGACAATCTATACCGACCCCAAGGAGCTAGCCCAGGTAACTGATAAGTTAGCTGCAGTCTATGAAATTGCCTCTTCTGAGTTGGGCTTTGTGCCCCAAAACGTAATCATGATTGAAGACAGCTCTACGGCCGGCAAGGTGATTCGCCTGATGAACGCACTGGATGAGCTCGATGACGTCTCAAACACCTTCAGCAATTTCGACATTGCCGAAGGTGTAGAAGTTTAG
- the ruvC gene encoding crossover junction endodeoxyribonuclease RuvC, producing the protein MRIFGIDPGTAITGFGVIDGKDSPTLVTAGVIRTPAKQALELRLEAIYADLLELIREYRPDEIAIEQIFFATNAKTVISVSHARGVAMLAAIHAGVAIAEYTPLQIKQAITGYGRADKQQIQEMVRAMLKLETVPKPDDAADALAVAICHSQVLTA; encoded by the coding sequence GTGCGCATTTTCGGTATCGACCCCGGTACGGCCATCACGGGCTTTGGGGTGATCGATGGTAAAGACAGCCCAACTCTAGTAACGGCCGGGGTGATACGAACCCCGGCCAAGCAGGCGCTGGAATTACGACTAGAAGCGATCTATGCTGACTTGCTGGAGTTAATTCGAGAGTATCGACCGGACGAGATCGCTATCGAACAGATTTTCTTCGCTACAAATGCAAAAACCGTTATCTCGGTCAGCCACGCGCGTGGGGTAGCTATGCTAGCAGCTATTCATGCCGGCGTAGCCATCGCCGAGTATACACCGCTGCAGATTAAACAGGCTATTACCGGGTACGGTCGGGCCGATAAGCAACAGATCCAGGAGATGGTGCGAGCCATGCTGAAGCTAGAGACTGTACCAAAACCGGATGATGCGGCCGATGCTTTAGCAGTAGCGATTTGTCATTCGCAGGTACTCACCGCATAA